DNA sequence from the Liolophura sinensis isolate JHLJ2023 chromosome 1, CUHK_Ljap_v2, whole genome shotgun sequence genome:
acgatgtacaccacgctgatattgcggtggtgACTGCCTTTGgtgaagagttttgtcacgcgaTCGTCGGCTTCAGCCATCAAATCATCCACGACGACTAACGTCCGCTCCCCCGGGTCGAAACTGGACGGgctgggcacaccttcttcaaactgaacgtgaggtaacgtggtgtacaatggctgccactCCCCGTAACACCAGATGATGCGTTGTGGGGGTGGATGAATGAGAGCTGGAGCGTGTTCCACtaaccgtttcacaaacacagacTTCCCAGATCCCGTCGGGCCGCTGACAATGCAGGTAAAGGGATGCTCCCATCGCGTGTCCATGGGTAGAACTAGCTCCGTCGGCGGTTTGGATCGTCGtacgggtgggggtggtggataGTGGGGGGAGTGACGGCAGGTGATGGTGCCTGCGTTGCCTGCGTTGCCTGTGTtgcctgtgttacctgtgttacctgtgttacctgtgttacctgtgttgtgttaggGGGTAGATAGACAGGTGTGGAAACGATGCCCGGTATTGGTGTGGTGGGGTGAGTAGGGGTGGGTGAAGGGGGTGAGGAGTTTGAAGTGTTTGAGGAGTTTGAGGAGTTTGAGGAGAGTGGGTGCCGTCGGTGTAGTGTGGTTGTGGTGGGTGTGGAGGGTTGTGACGtgggagttcgatcccagctcggGGTAACGGCGCTAGTGGCAGTGACGGCGTTCTCGGTATTGTCAAACCGACGGGCGATTGACGGTGGTTGGGGTGGCGATACAGGTGTCCCAATCCAGCGGAAACGCGTCTTGTTTAATTGTCCTCGTAGATATTGCAGGGTTGACTGGTCTTGGAGCAGTTGTAGGCTGAGTTCTGCagccaatccacccactaaagCACCGATGTACAAGAGAACGCCCAGTACGGCTGCTACGGTCcctttattctcgcgcaagccttgtaTACACCGATCCATCCCTTAAGGCAGGTCAGTCGGAAGTGGTAGCGACCCCGTTAGCCTCGGGTTTAAATACGTTTCACGTCCGTGGCCGGgacccaagaattaaagctgggtggataaccgacccacttcacccaatagtacagtttcCCTCGCCGCCGCtccctttttaagatcttctccacctgataaaacttatcCACCGCGGCTGTCACCGGTTGGAGTTCGGTTTCGTAAAACGTCCCTAGCAATTGATCCCCGTTCaaatcctccagtgtgtacacagcaGGCTGTCGAGGGTGGGAGCGGACGATacggaacatttccgtgctccaattcggcaggtatgatttttcaaatttccctttcactttactgatacGCACGAGATCACCGGCCCGATACCGGTGGACCGAGCGTTTGTGTGTGGATGGACCGTACAAGACTTGCCGGACTTCCTTCTGGTTCTGGGGAGTGACGTCGATAGGGGCTCGTCGTATGCTTCGGTGGTAGGCTTGATTGTAACCGCGAACCAGGGCCGGTAAGGCGTCCAGGTAgcgccgagtgttgtgagcggtgaaatatttgtacatgcgaccTTTCAAAGTGCGGTTGAACCGTTCTACCACGGAggctttggtttcgttaaacgtgtgaaagaaaaacacccctttgtcctttaaaaaggcttgaaacggtctgttcagaaactctttcccctcgtccgtttgcaggtacaacggtcggcggcccgtcttgaaaatctgttgaaatgccTCGATCAAACGAGCCCCGGTTTTGGCCCGGAGTGGGATCACCCAGGCATACTTGGAGAGCACATCGATGCAGgtcagtaggtaacggttgttgtcattctctttggtgaacgctgtcatgtcgaccaggtccgcctgccactgactgtccaTACCCCCAACCACCACTCGGTTACGCGGGTAATGGCGGCGTGCAGGTCGGTGGAgtgtgtacgtgtcctgctgagccagccaagccgacacgtgggttcgactcactttgagtccctGTTGTCGAGCTGCCTTGAGCAGGGGTTGAACcccgctgtaagccgctggactgtccGGGTTGTAATACAAAGCATGGAGAGCGGTATCGATCGGGTTTGAACCACGGCCCGGcgtgattgatttttttttcgtgcGAGGCATAGTCCGCCACGTCGTCCTTGCTGCTTGGTGTctgttgtgtgtaatgagtgaacCCACCTCAGACcgcctatatatagtatagagtggccctagcctgacacactgatacactgacccagtccatataaaaagaaaacacaaaaacaccgGGGATGGATTCCATAGTAAGGTAACAGTATTAGTATTATtctttacagcaatgtacaggtcTGTAACACGGAGCGTTGATAGACCTCTGTTAACGTGGGACGAGCAATCTCTACGTAATACGCTTGAATAGGTCGGGAATCCTCGACATGCTGACAGACGTCTTCAGTATACGCTTGCAGCACCTGCAGTCGTCCCCCGTTCaccctaccatccgcaaacatactatGAAGTACACTTGTGTAGCTTTGCaggtcggtgacgacagctACCCAGTCTTTCCATTGCGGTGTTGTACGGAGCTTCGccaggctagaaaagacataaagaagacaccgtcgtcattctAATGCCGTCACCGACCGAACCCTAGCCACATCAATCAaacgatagatagatagatagatagatagactatCCCTTCACCAACAGGTAAAGACAATAACCAACACCAAAGACCAGGGTCgtcaacctgaaaactttttttatttattttttcgaactcgaacagtgaacaaacgaatgaacgaataaatacatgctgtaagTGTCCATTATTTTGGTGTCACGGTGAGAAATGTCTCGTGATGACGATTGTATCGCCAATATGAAAGTCCTGACACTGGTCAATGTTTATAACGCGCACCACCCTAGTCATCTTcctgtaaaaaacacacataggtaAACACAAAACGAGAATGTATgaagggaaaaacaaaacaaaaaaaaaaaaaaaaaaaaaaaaagctgggtAAGGGTGGTgtggttaaaacaaaaacacactcactCGGTCATCGTAGCCTGGGTGGCCTGGGTAGCCTGGTTGGGCTGGTTGGCTTGGTTGTTAGGTCGGATTGTAGGCTGCTTGTCAGGTGCAGAGAGGTTGTTGGCTGTCATCAAATACTTCACGTACATCTGGGCGAATGCCGGGTTCGATTTGTTGATCGgcgtctcatttaaaaactgccgcagttggtctttcacactcttctccacagcccacgggagggaggctgccttacgggcctggcgcatgaacttgaccaacacagttccctctttcaggtaacgcaTACGGGCCTCGTCCACGATACTCAGGGTCAGCTCTCGGTTCTCCAGCAAGGGGGGCCGGGGAGGAGATGGATCGCTCGCGGTGTTGGTGGGTTGTCGACCGTACACATCACGCTGTAACTTGAGGAGGTGGGGTTGGAGAGCTACATCGTAAGCTTGCCACAGCAAGGCTGTTAGCGCCGCCTCAAGCTCAGGGTTTAACGGATCcgccttttccaccttttccactgGGATGTCGGGGATGCTGGGGGTTGCAGTAGCAGCAGTAGTCGCATCATCGGCAGTCTCCCCATCAGCAGTCGTCACAGCAGCCGTCACAGCAGCGGTTAAAGCAGCACTCATAGCAGCATTCACCTCACCGCCCGTCTCACCAGTCTCTCCAGTCTCTCCAGTTTCTCCAGTCTCTTCAGTCTTCCCCTCCTCCGTTTCCATCATCTCCATCTCCATCCCCGGCTCTTGGGGGCCTTGGGGGTCTTGGGGGTCTTGGATGTCGTCGTTATCACCAGCCTCGATCACCACCAGGACCAAGGCGTCGATGTCGGGGATGGCCTGGACTAGTTTTTGCCAGTAAGTCCAGTACTTGAGCGTGATACCCTCACTCGTCGGGTAGAGTCGACCGTTCGGCTGGTAGGctcgccatttcttcacatgaacGTACAGGACACCCTCCGAGTTCCTCAGCGTGGACAGAAAGTACCCGTTGGAGAGTGGCTCCCGCACAGGTAAACCGGCCTCAGGTAGATCAGCAGCCAGGGTCTTGAGCCGAGTCCACCCCACCCCGTCAAGCCTGACGCGTTTGGGTGGAGCGTTCGGGTCTGTCGGTGATTGGCAAATCTCAATCGTCTCGTCTctacacacccccacccacagccaGGAGGCCAGCTGTAATTTGGCAAGAACCTCGCTGGGTAAGGGCAGGCACACCTTCCTCTTCTTCTCGggaggttgttgttgttcggcTATGGTGGATAGCCGGGTAGGTACGGACGCTGAGCGTTTCATCCTGATGGCAGCATGCAGGGGGTTCACGGTGGTGGAGCGTTTCATCTCGCCAGGTAGGTAGGCAGGTAGGCAGGTAGGCAGGTAGGTACAGGGCAGGTAGGTAGGTCGTGTAGcagtctcttctcttctcttctcttctctcgGGAGGTCAGTAGTTCGGGTCGTCAGCAGGCAGGCAGGTAGGTCGGCAGGCAGGCAGGTCGGTAGAGCGTCAGGTGCGTCTGAGGCTGCCGGTCGCTGTCTTCACCggcttttatcctatccacgcggaaattcaccacacgctgattggttcgttttttcttacgtaacctcgtctcgcacgctgattggtccgttttgcgggcctcCCATTGGGCCGTTTgggggcaaatccggctcacccattggtccgttttggcgccagggagctcttttcgagctgtccactcgactttacaagccgacgttttgcctctttttttctctcttttttccctatactgttatacggttatactacccatccacgcggaaattcaccacacgctgattggttcgttttttcttacgtaacctcttctcgcacgctgattggtccgttttgcgggccccccattgggcagttttggggcaaatccggc
Encoded proteins:
- the LOC135465490 gene encoding uncharacterized protein LOC135465490 gives rise to the protein MPRTKKKSITPGRGSNPIDTALHALYYNPDSPAAYSGVQPLLKAARQQGLKVSRTHVSAWLAQQDTYTLHRPARRHYPRNRVVVGGMDSQWQADLVDMTAFTKENDNNRYLLTCIDVLSKYAWVIPLRAKTGARLIEAFQQIFKTGRRPLYLQTDEGKEFLNRPFQAFLKDKGVFFFHTFNETKASVVERFNRTLKGRMYKYFTAHNTRRYLDALPALVRGYNQAYHRSIRRAPIDVTPQNQKEVRQVLYGPSTHKRSVHRYRAGDLVRISKVKGKFEKSYLPNWSTEMFRIVRSHPRQPAVYTLEDLNGDQLLGTFYETELQPVTAAVDKFYQVEKILKRERRRGKLYYWVKWVGYPPSFNSWVPATDVKRI